Part of the Antechinus flavipes isolate AdamAnt ecotype Samford, QLD, Australia chromosome 2, AdamAnt_v2, whole genome shotgun sequence genome is shown below.
GCTAATGTCATGTGTGAAGAGTATGTGAAGGGAAATAGTATATAATCATGCTAGACAGATAGAAAGAGCCCAAGTTTgggagagctttaaatgccagtcTGAAGCATTTATATATGATCCTGGAGGAGGTAGAAAGACACAGGAAAGTTTATAAAGTAGAGGAACTACCAGGTCAGGCTTGttatttaggaaaattacttgAGCAGCTACATGGAGGATGTattagagaagggaagagacttgaagcaaggAGACCAATCAGGAGGCTATTATAACAGTCCAGACAATGGTGATAAAGGCAAATAGGTAGAAATCGCCTTGTGTTATAGTGAAAGTCCAAGCAAGTGatagctagtaagtgcttaaaGGAGTTCAAAGGAAGGGCTTTGGTAATTGGGGAAGAGCTGGAAGGGGTTGGATTTGTCTTTGGTCTTGAAAGGCAGTTAGAATTTGTATAGGAGAACTGCTTTCTAAGTGAGTGACAGCTATATAGGCAAATACCCCGTGAATTCTGCTATTTCTAATTTCAAAAAATCCATTGATTTGACCTGGAAGTCTCTTACTTCTACCTCCTTCCATTAAAATGTCTGTTTTTTCCTCCAAGTCAGAAGTTCTTCTGGGATTAGGAGGTGAGGAGGAAAATGGAATTCAAACAAATAACTAGGAGCttggagaaaaacaaatatgtGTGCCTAGACAAGGCAGAATATGGACCAGAATATGGacttaaacttttgagttcttgTGTAAGTTCGTGTCCAGTGGACACAAACCAAAGGGCACATTCAGGctctaacttttttattttgtgtgtgtatgtgtgtgtatctttatgtctgtttttaaatagattttacatCGAGATATGAAAGCTGCTAATGTGCTCATCACTCGGGATGGGGTTCTGAAGTTGGCTGACTTTGGTTTGGCCAGGGCTTTCAGTCTGGCCAAGAATAGCCAGCCAAACCGCTACACTAACAGAGTGGTGACTCTCTGGTACCGACCGCCAGAACTGCTACTTGGTATGACTTTATTTGGCTTAGATATATGGGGACATTGGGTACTTGGGGAGGTGCCCAGATGATCTGGTGATTATGTGAACCAGATGACATGGCCTTGGTTATTAGAGAGTATGCTTTCCCATTGCGCTAGAATCGTGGTATAATGGGAAGAGCTCTGGGAATCAAAAAACTTGGTTCTAGTCTGGGCTGTTCCACTAACTAGCTCTATATCACTTTTCTAGGTCTaggttttctcctctgtaaattgAGGTCAATCATAGCTAACTATgtggtattttatatatattatctcatttgaacttcactgCCCCTGTAAGATAAatgttgttattcccattttgcagatgaagaaactgaaactggggttagtgattttttttttttttagggtcatACTGCTAGTATATATTTAAGGCAGGATgtaaactcagtttttcctgactccagcttcGCCAAAATCTACTATGACACTTTATTGCTTTGGGGGGAGTGAATCAAGAAGAGACTAGTTGTCTTGAAGAGACTGGGAAACTGGCATTTTCCCAGAAAGTTTGGATGAGAGCTAAGGGGTTCCAGGTGGAATAGCCTCATAACTTCAATTGTTTCTTTTGCTCTTGTCTACAGGAGAGCGTGACTATGGTCCCCCAATAGACCTTTGGGGTGGAGGCTGCATCATGGCAGAGATGTGGACCCGTAGCCCTATTATGCAGGGTAACACAGAACAACACCAACTGACCCTCATCAGTCAGCTCTGTGGCTCCATCACTCCAGAGGCAAGTTTGTCCACTAACCCCATAGTCCTTAGGTCTTGCCTTCTTTATTCTGCTGACTGCTACATTCTTGCCAAGTACCAAAGCATTAGTCACCTAAAAATGTAGTTACAGCTATAATCCATCTGGAGCTCTTGCAACACCTTCtatatcttcattttgtagattaaaATGGGTGTAAGAAGAAAGGGATCTGGCAGGTAACAGAAAAGCTCTCTTAGAGCTCACAGTTTGTTTGCACTCTACTGTGTGGGGCAACCTCAAGTCCATAGTTTTTGTTAGACAAACTTTCTCCTTCCAGGGGACTTCATAGTTCAGTGAGAGACAATTAAGTTAAAATCCTTGGTTTTGACCCATTTATCCTATTAGCCAGGGCTAATTTAGTCAACTGGGTTGACACCTAAAAGCTCCTTTGCTCCAAACTAACCCTATAAGGGCTTTCCTCTCCCTTATAGGTGTGGCCTAATGTGGATAAATATGAGCTGTATGAGAAACTGGACCTGCCTAAAGGACAGAAACGGAAGGTCAAAGAGCGGCTCAAAGCCTATGTCAAGGACCCTTATGCACTGGATCTGATTGACAAACTGCTGGTGCTGGACCCCACCCAGCGTATTGACAGTGATGATGCTCTCAACCATGACTTTTTCTGGTCAGACCCTATGCCCTCGGACCTCAAGAACATGCTCTCCACTCACAGTACTTCCATGTTTGAATATTTGGCTCCACCTCGACGGAGAGGTGGTGGGCACATGCCCCAACAGCCAGCCAATCAGAGCCGCAACCCAGCAGCCACTAATCAGACAGAGTTTGACCGAGTATTCTAAGGTCATACACAAGATTGGtctttgtgtttttgttgtttttgtttttatatatatgtgtatgtacatatatatatgtgtacatatatatgtatatatacatgtgactTATGTTGCTGAGATCATGGGGCATTTTTAATTGTTTCCcattgcacatatatatatatatttttttaaacttttgctcTGGTATCAAGGATCCCAGCTAGCATTTAGCCTAGACTGGCAAGCTAGGTGGTAAGGATGGAGCTCAGACTGATGGAAGGACATTGCAACATCTGTCTACTCCATCCCCAGGACCCACATTTATGGATGACACCTGGCACTGTCTTCCCTTCTAGAAGAGATTTCCTATTTTTAGGGGAGCAAGCACAAAGCATCTTCAGACCATTCTATTTCTGGGTCATCCTAGAAATTCTATAggtttctcttccttcctctattaACCAGAGGATTAGATTATTTTGGATAGCCCTGGAGCCTCTGGTATTACAAAAATCCCTGGAAGCTTCTCTGGGTCTTGCCTTTGGAAAGAGTTCTTATCGACTGATGGGAAGATCACCAACCCTCTTTGAATCCCATGGTTCTCTCAACACCTCTCATTGTACATTCTGAGACAATACCCTTCCATGGAGTGAGCCCCTGGGAATCCAAGAGGATCAGTTGGGTCTGGTCCCTCCTTGATCCCATTGCAGCAGCTTGGAGGGCAGAAGAacaattttggttttctttttagaaaaattgtatCATGTTAACCTCTTTGATTTTTGCTTGACAACACTGGTTATAATTAAAAGTTGACTTTTCCTAGCTGGCTGACTGTTCTGTATTTCTGTGATATAATTGTATACACTCTCTTACATTGCAGTAAGGTTTATAGGCCCTGTTTGTGACACCAAGGGCACAAAGTGGGTTAGAACTAGCTCTGCATTAACTCCCTATCACTATGCCTTAAACAACTCTACCTCTCTgcatctgtttcctcatatgtaaaatgtttaatattttgtgTACCGAAGATTAACAAAATGGACTTAACTACACTGAAGGAAAAATCAAAGTGGaggtggcagccctgtttgatGGGACAAGATGAAACTGATCATGAGAAGGCAGAGCCACTCGTCGTGTCTCATTTTGCTTCTGTGTGATTTGccaaggagaatgatctttgTAAAGCAGAAGAATTAGTGATCGAGAATCaataactaaaataactgaaatagTAAGAAATGATTTGACTGCCCTTAAGTCATTTCAATTGACTTCAATGACTATATTATAAGCTActtaaaaatctggaaaatggaaccACTGAGGGACTATCATTGGTCCTTAAAAAGCAGAGGAGAAGCTAAGGAGTAAGAgtgctaattttctttttttaatagctttttttcaaAATGCGTGCAAagtgattttcaacattcacccttgcaaaaccttgtgttccaaatttttctcctccccctcccagacagcaagtaattcaatatagtgAAATTAaacgtgcaatttttctaaacatttctaagcaccctttttttttgttttggctgaggcaattggggttaagtgacttgcccagggtcacacagcttgggaagcgtcagaccagatttgaactctggtgttTTATtcactgcaacacctagctgcccttttttcccctaaacaTTTCCATGTTTATATGACAAGAAAagtcatatcaaaagggaaaaagaaaaataaacagcaaaaaaaagatgaaaaaagtgcCATGTTGTGCTCCAAAAAGggctaattttcaaaaattaggaagagaCCAAGATCTGCAGGATGTAGATAGGTCAGTGAACCTGTCTTAAATGGTTTtttccccgaggcaattggggttaagtgacttgcccagagtcacacaaggtAGTAAGTAAGTGCCAAGTGTGGCAAAATGTTTACTTATGGAAGAGGTGGATCAAAATAATGGTGTATGAGTAATACCAATATCCCAACAAAATTTTTGCCAGTCTTTTGTAAAAATTGGAGATACGGACTAAAAATTGGTCCAGAGGTGATTGGCTGGACAAAGAGCAGTCATTTATTGTTGATGTCATCTTGGAGAAAACAATGGAGTGTCCCAGCAACCTGTGCTTGATTCCAATGCTGTATGTTTTTATTGACTTAGGGTATAAATGCATACTTTTTAAATACAAGGCTACACAAAGCTCAATGGTTTAGCTCACATGCAGGATGAtttaaattagaattttagaTTATCTTGACAATAGGATACAGAGTGTAATCTAATAAAACTTGAAAGGACTACATATAAAGTCTTAGATCTGAATAAAATCAAAGTGATAAGTATGAGATAGAAAAAACATTAGATAAAGGGTTTGCCTGAGAAATATTGGGAATTGGAGGGAAAAGAGAGTATTGATAATGAATTGTAGGCTGAGTAGTATGATAGGGCATCCAAGAAAGCTTGTACAACTTTTAGACCATGATAAAATAATGGTAGTGTTGGGGGCTGGGAGGGTGGTAGTCCTGCTGCCCTGGTCACCCCAGATTTGAAATACAATGGTCAGCTCTGTTTGCTACTTTTCGGGAAGGATGTTAGCATCCAAAACATGGCATCTAGAATAATGAAGAGCGTTAAGTTCATGCCATCCAAGCGTCACTTAAAGGAACTGGGAGTTTTTACCTTGAAGAGGAAACAGAATGGTCTTCAGGTAATTAGTGACCTTACATGAAAGAGGAATTATATCCTGTTTGGCTCATAGGATAGCATTAGTAATAGTTGATTGGTAGCAAGTTTAGGCTTTATGTAGAGAAAAATAGAACTGTccaaaaatacaaaaactaattTGGGAAGAGGGTAGTGATTGCCTCAATGTGGAGGGATTTCATGTATCACTTGGGCCTAGATGGCACCTGAGAGCCCTTTTAATTATGAAGTTCTGTCATCAGAAAATTACCCTTGCTGtttctcaataaattttaaagttcaaatgagataataagagGCAAAATGTTCTTAAAATTCTCAAAGTGTAGTTACTACCCTAGATCCTGATTTTTTACTAGTATGCTCAGAAAGTTCTTTTTACATAAGTGAAGGGGTCTGCAGACCCCTATGTAAAGTAATTATGTATGATGAGTTTGCTCTCTTGAGGcccagggaagggagaaggaagggatgatGATGCAAGGACACATATCTGGCATCAGAACAGCCTCTTGGGGTAGAGGGTAAACTGAGTGGAGGAGAAGTAGGTGGGTGGGCAAATTAGGGGAAAGGTGGTTTTTCTAGGTCAGGTCTCAAGCCAAGCCTTTGATCAAAGGTGACAGTCTATCTGCCTTCATTAGGAGGGAAGGGGATTTTTGTGAGGGCTGGAAGGTTGAGGAGCAGGACTGAAGAGAGCATAGTAATGTACTGTGAAACTGACATTTTTTAAGAAGGCCAGTTTCAAAATTCATTACATAAAGTCGATTTTGCTTAGTGTGAATTTATATAAGGCAAGAATTGTCTGTATATTGTTTTAATATtcgcaaagcactttataaacaaatttcattctcacaacaatcccagTTAggtgttattctcattttacagatgaagaaactgaggcagatacaGATTAAATAATTAGTTTAAAATTGCATGTCTTGTGCCAGATTTTAACTTGAGTTTTCTTGACAACAGATTTAGTCCTTCAACCACTGCACCATTCATAAGTTTTGCACTTCAAAGCTAATGACTGTAATGCTTCCTCTCTCCATTAGTACCCCCTCACAATTGTGTAGAGGTGAGGGGGCTTGTTTGTAGTTTGAAGACTCCAGTGTGCTGGGTATACTCTTGGACAGAGGAAATACTGTGTCCTGTTTTAGAAGTGATTGCATTTTTTCCCTAATGGATATACAGAGAAATATTCCTTtagttttaaagagttttttaatgtttgtggcagccctttttgtagtggcaagaaactggaaactgaatggatgcccatcaattggataatggctgaataagttatggtatatggatattatggaatattattgtttgataagaaacaaccaacaggatgattttagagaggcctggagagacttacaggaactgatgctgagtagaatgagcagaaacagatcattgtacatggcaacaagattatgtgatgatcagttctgatggacgtggctcttttcaaaaatgagatgattcagagcagttccaatggtcttgtgagagccatctacacccagagagagtattGTGGAAATTTAGTatgaattacaacatagtattttctctgttgttatttgcttgcattttattttctttct
Proteins encoded:
- the CDK9 gene encoding cyclin-dependent kinase 9 isoform X1; this encodes MAKQYDTVECPFCDEVSKYEKLAKIGQGTFGEVFKAKHRQTGKKVALKKVLMENEKEGFPITALREIKILQLLKHENVVNLIEICRTKASPYNRCKGSIYLVFDFCEHDLAGLLSNAHVKFTLSEIKKVMQMLLNGLYYIHRNKILHRDMKAANVLITRDGVLKLADFGLARAFSLAKNSQPNRYTNRVVTLWYRPPELLLGERDYGPPIDLWGGGCIMAEMWTRSPIMQGNTEQHQLTLISQLCGSITPEVWPNVDKYELYEKLDLPKGQKRKVKERLKAYVKDPYALDLIDKLLVLDPTQRIDSDDALNHDFFWSDPMPSDLKNMLSTHSTSMFEYLAPPRRRGGGHMPQQPANQSRNPAATNQTEFDRVF
- the CDK9 gene encoding cyclin-dependent kinase 9 isoform X2 is translated as MENEKEGFPITALREIKILQLLKHENVVNLIEICRTKASPYNRCKGSIYLVFDFCEHDLAGLLSNAHVKFTLSEIKKVMQMLLNGLYYIHRNKILHRDMKAANVLITRDGVLKLADFGLARAFSLAKNSQPNRYTNRVVTLWYRPPELLLGERDYGPPIDLWGGGCIMAEMWTRSPIMQGNTEQHQLTLISQLCGSITPEVWPNVDKYELYEKLDLPKGQKRKVKERLKAYVKDPYALDLIDKLLVLDPTQRIDSDDALNHDFFWSDPMPSDLKNMLSTHSTSMFEYLAPPRRRGGGHMPQQPANQSRNPAATNQTEFDRVF